The Xanthomonas sontii genome contains a region encoding:
- a CDS encoding 3-oxoacyl-ACP synthase III, which produces MLFTNVSIAGLAHIDAPHTLTSKQINARLQPTLDRLRIRADVLGDIAGVHARRMWDQDLQASDVATLAARKAMGDAGIEAGQVGLLVNTSVSRDYLEPSTASIVAGNLGVSEQCMTFDVANACLAFINGMDIAARMIERGDIDYAMVVDGETANLVYEKTLERMASQDLTADAFRDEMATLTLGCGAVAMVMARTDLAPDAPRYRGGVTRSATQWNTLCRGNMDRMVTDTRMLLIEGLKLGQKTFAAARQALGWAVDELDQFVIHQVSLPHTKAFMKSFGIDQKKVMTIFGEYGNIGPASVPIVLSKLRELGRLKKGDRIALMGIGSGLNCSMAEVVW; this is translated from the coding sequence ATGCTCTTCACCAACGTCTCGATCGCGGGACTGGCGCATATCGACGCGCCGCACACGCTGACCTCCAAGCAGATCAACGCGCGCCTGCAGCCTACCCTGGACCGGCTGCGGATCCGGGCCGACGTGCTCGGCGACATCGCCGGCGTCCACGCGCGGCGCATGTGGGACCAGGACCTGCAGGCGTCCGACGTGGCGACGCTGGCGGCGCGCAAGGCGATGGGCGATGCGGGCATCGAGGCTGGGCAGGTCGGGCTGCTGGTCAACACGTCGGTGAGTCGCGATTACCTGGAGCCGTCCACCGCCAGCATCGTCGCCGGCAATCTGGGCGTGAGCGAGCAGTGCATGACCTTCGACGTCGCCAATGCCTGCCTGGCCTTCATCAACGGCATGGACATCGCGGCGCGCATGATCGAGCGTGGCGATATCGACTATGCGATGGTGGTCGATGGCGAGACCGCCAACCTGGTGTACGAGAAGACCCTGGAGCGGATGGCCTCGCAGGACCTGACCGCCGACGCCTTCCGCGACGAAATGGCGACCCTGACCCTGGGTTGCGGTGCGGTGGCGATGGTGATGGCGCGTACCGACCTGGCACCGGATGCGCCGCGCTACCGCGGTGGCGTGACCCGCTCGGCCACGCAGTGGAACACCCTGTGCCGGGGCAACATGGACCGCATGGTCACCGACACCCGCATGCTGCTGATCGAAGGCCTCAAGCTGGGCCAGAAGACCTTCGCCGCCGCGCGGCAGGCGCTGGGGTGGGCGGTGGACGAACTGGACCAGTTCGTCATCCACCAGGTCAGCCTCCCGCACACCAAGGCCTTCATGAAGAGCTTCGGGATCGACCAGAAGAAGGTCATGACCATCTTCGGCGAATACGGCAACATCGGCCCGGCCAGCGTGCCGATCGTGCTGAGCAAGCTGCGTGAGCTGGGCCGCCTGAAGAAGGGCGACCGGATCGCGCTGATGGGCATCGGCTCGGGCTTGAACTGCTCGATGGCCGAGGTGGTTTGGTAA
- a CDS encoding DUF4156 domain-containing protein, which translates to MRLPIAFVLLATLAGCTWVPMAPEGKGVRVLPPGQAASGCEKRGEVVVSVKSSVGFYQRNPLRVREELETLARNEAPGVGANTVQAMGDPVDGDQRFTAYQCGGR; encoded by the coding sequence ATGCGTCTACCGATCGCCTTCGTCCTGCTCGCCACGCTCGCCGGCTGCACCTGGGTGCCGATGGCGCCGGAAGGCAAAGGGGTGCGGGTCCTGCCGCCCGGTCAGGCCGCCAGCGGCTGCGAGAAGCGCGGCGAGGTGGTGGTGTCGGTGAAGAGCAGCGTCGGCTTCTACCAGCGCAACCCGCTGCGGGTGCGCGAGGAGCTGGAGACCCTGGCCCGCAACGAGGCGCCCGGCGTGGGCGCCAACACCGTGCAGGCGATGGGCGACCCGGTCGACGGCGACCAGCGCTTCACCGCCTACCAGTGCGGCGGCCGCTGA
- a CDS encoding Fic family protein, protein MSSRRCTGHYVPGSLAGSRYQAFVPDPLPPEPPLQLAAPLLIARKEQADQALGRLDGITLMLPDPELFLYHYVRKEAVLSSQIEGTQSSLSDLLLFELDEAPGVPLDDVEEVSNYVAALNHGLRRLREDDFPLSLRLIREMHALLLQGGRGAGKRPGEFRSGQVWIGGASPALAHFVPPPPEALDAVLAAFERFLHAPGRDVSPMVKAALAHVQFETIHPFSDGNGRLGRLLIALILCNEGVLRAPSLYLSLFFKRHRARYYERLNAVRTEGDWEGWLDFFLEGVADTAQQAVSTAQRLLALLAADRTRIAGLGTRAGNVGLVYEQFARRVLLGVPQVQPHLPLSAPTIRAAIRTLQDLDIVNELTGQQRHRVFAYQAYLDILSEGAQPL, encoded by the coding sequence ATGTCGTCTCGACGCTGTACCGGACACTATGTCCCCGGGTCGCTGGCGGGCAGCCGTTATCAGGCGTTCGTTCCTGATCCGCTGCCGCCCGAGCCGCCGCTGCAGTTGGCGGCGCCGCTGCTGATCGCGCGCAAGGAGCAGGCCGACCAGGCGCTTGGTCGCCTCGATGGCATCACCCTGATGCTGCCGGACCCGGAGCTGTTCCTCTACCACTACGTGCGCAAGGAAGCGGTCCTGTCCTCGCAGATCGAGGGCACGCAATCGTCGCTGTCCGATCTGCTGCTGTTCGAGCTGGACGAGGCACCGGGTGTCCCTCTGGACGACGTCGAAGAAGTCTCCAACTACGTCGCTGCGCTGAACCACGGGCTGCGGCGCTTGCGCGAGGATGACTTCCCGCTGTCGCTGCGCCTGATCCGCGAAATGCACGCGCTGCTGTTGCAAGGTGGGCGTGGTGCCGGCAAACGTCCGGGCGAATTCCGTTCGGGCCAGGTCTGGATCGGCGGTGCCTCGCCGGCGTTGGCGCATTTCGTGCCGCCGCCGCCGGAAGCCCTGGATGCGGTGCTGGCCGCCTTCGAGCGCTTCCTGCACGCGCCTGGCCGCGACGTCTCGCCGATGGTCAAGGCAGCCCTGGCGCATGTGCAGTTCGAAACCATCCATCCCTTCAGCGATGGCAACGGCAGGCTGGGGCGGCTGCTGATCGCGTTGATCCTGTGCAACGAAGGTGTGCTGCGCGCGCCCAGCCTGTACCTGAGCCTGTTCTTCAAGCGCCATCGCGCGCGTTACTACGAGCGCCTCAACGCGGTACGCACCGAGGGCGACTGGGAAGGCTGGCTGGATTTCTTTCTCGAGGGCGTTGCAGACACCGCGCAACAGGCGGTGTCCACCGCGCAGCGCCTGCTGGCGCTGCTGGCGGCCGACCGCACACGTATCGCCGGATTGGGAACGCGCGCTGGCAACGTGGGCCTGGTGTACGAGCAGTTCGCCCGTCGTGTCCTGCTGGGCGTGCCACAGGTCCAGCCGCATTTGCCGCTCAGCGCACCGACGATCCGTGCCGCCATCCGCACCCTGCAGGATCTGGACATCGTCAACGAACTGACCGGGCAGCAGCGGCACCGCGTGTTCGCCTATCAGGCTTATCTGGACATCCTCAGCGAGGGTGCGCAGCCGTTATGA
- a CDS encoding DUF1349 domain-containing protein, translated as MANCGEQDVDIGRRATLGGLAAGSGVLASGARAAAASGWEAGTWLNAPKVHRILPGGVLEVVTDKGGDFWRETHYGFTRDSGHFLGIAAPARFTCQLRVRGKFEQLYDQAGLMVRVDERRWVKAGIELSDGRPMLSSVLTDGRSDWATGPYEADASDFWMRATVDKGVLRLQVSRDGKSWPLVRLCPFPVASSYLVGPMTCTPEREGLMVRFSDWSLGPVLGKDLHDLS; from the coding sequence ATGGCGAATTGCGGGGAGCAGGACGTGGATATCGGTCGTCGGGCGACCCTGGGTGGGCTCGCCGCCGGCAGTGGCGTGCTGGCGAGCGGTGCGCGCGCGGCGGCAGCTTCCGGCTGGGAGGCGGGCACCTGGCTCAACGCGCCCAAGGTCCATCGGATCCTGCCGGGCGGCGTGCTCGAGGTCGTCACCGACAAGGGCGGCGATTTCTGGCGCGAAACCCATTACGGGTTCACCCGCGACAGCGGGCATTTCCTCGGCATCGCCGCACCCGCGCGCTTCACCTGCCAATTGCGCGTGCGCGGCAAGTTCGAACAGCTCTACGATCAGGCCGGCCTCATGGTGCGGGTCGACGAGCGCCGCTGGGTGAAGGCCGGTATCGAACTGAGCGATGGGCGGCCGATGCTCAGCAGCGTGTTGACCGACGGCCGTTCGGACTGGGCCACCGGCCCGTACGAAGCGGACGCGTCGGATTTCTGGATGCGCGCCACCGTGGACAAGGGCGTGCTGCGCCTGCAGGTCTCGCGCGACGGGAAATCTTGGCCGCTGGTGCGGTTGTGCCCATTCCCGGTCGCCTCCTCCTACCTCGTCGGCCCGATGACGTGCACGCCGGAACGGGAAGGATTGATGGTCCGCTTCTCCGACTGGAGCCTGGGGCCGGTGCTGGGCAAGGACCTGCACGATCTGTCCTGA
- a CDS encoding tRNA (cytidine(34)-2'-O)-methyltransferase yields the protein MIATPTLHVLLYQPEIPPNTGNVIRLCANTGAQLHLIEPLGFDLGDRQLKRAGLDYHEYARLQVHASLDAALQAIAPRRLFALSTRSSTRYDTPAFADGDAFLFGPETRGLPDTVLEQVPDAQRLRLPMQPHNRSLNLSNAVAVVVFEAWRQLGFPGAD from the coding sequence ATGATCGCCACCCCAACGCTGCATGTTCTGCTGTACCAGCCCGAAATTCCGCCCAACACGGGCAACGTCATCCGTCTCTGCGCCAACACCGGCGCGCAACTGCACCTGATCGAGCCGCTGGGCTTCGACCTCGGCGACCGTCAGCTCAAGCGCGCCGGCCTGGATTACCACGAGTACGCACGATTGCAGGTCCATGCATCGCTGGATGCGGCCCTGCAGGCCATCGCCCCGCGCCGCCTGTTCGCCCTCAGCACCCGCAGCAGCACCCGCTACGACACGCCCGCCTTCGCCGACGGCGACGCCTTCCTGTTCGGCCCGGAAACCCGCGGCCTGCCGGACACGGTGCTGGAGCAGGTGCCCGACGCGCAGCGCCTGCGCCTGCCGATGCAGCCGCACAACCGCAGCCTCAACCTGTCCAACGCGGTCGCGGTGGTGGTGTTCGAGGCGTGGCGGCAACTGGGCTTTCCCGGCGCCGACTGA
- a CDS encoding pitrilysin family protein → MTVSTRPRGALLAVALSVALGALSYAPPSTAARPAAAASVDIAYAQFTLPNGLRVVVHTDRKAPIVAVNLWYHVGAKDEPAGRTGFAHLFEHLMFQGSENHHGEFFEPFKQVGVTDQNGTTNSDRTNYFENVPTTALDMALWMESDRMGHLLGAIDQAALDEQRGVVQNEKRQGENQPYGQAWSRLSRALYPAGHPYHHTVIGSMNDLNAASLADVKQWFRTWYGPNNAVLVLAGDIDVATAKEKVTRYFGDIPAGPSMAQPKVDVAQRSQSTRETMTDKVPQTRIYRVWNVAQTGTEDVDRLQLLAQVLGGATSSRLDRRLVHQDKLVDMVSASVWPSQLGSGFGIIAMVKQGVDPARVEAAIDEELRRLLDKGPDKAELARAKTAFRAGFIRGVERIGGFGGKADVLAECAVYTGDPGCFRTSLATIAETRPRDLTAVGRKWLGKGDYTLLVQPGERVAQAEEPTVQPAPLNPPPVDPKYRTLPSVVDRSAGPPKTTQFPKLTFPTLQRATLKNGTTVILAERHEVPVVQFSYEFQGGYSADQGRKPGTANFTMGMLDDGAGERDALAFADAAEALGASLAAGAALDGSNAYLSALKENLAPSLALYADMLRRPRFAPNEIERVRASWIASIRQEKAQPNGVAMRVLPPLLYGVGHPYAMPFSGIGTEAAIAALQREDLVDFHRDWVRPEHATLIVVGDTTLAEIVPLLDAQFGDWKGEGTAPSVPVPARVARPAKPRVYLIDQPGAVQANLFASELVPPTTDPAAVRFDIANGVIGGDFTSRLNMNLRENKHWSYGARSGAASALGQRPWTASAPVQIDKTAPALQEMYKEISAFASGKAPPTAEEVARIRNIQTLSLPGAYETASAVMGAIGGIVRYGRPDDYVFKRKAEIEAMTPAQVREAASMLDPNTLTWVVVGDLKQIEAPVRALKLGEVTVIDADGVPQGGAAAPAPR, encoded by the coding sequence ATGACCGTCTCGACCCGCCCGCGTGGCGCCCTGTTGGCCGTCGCCCTGTCCGTCGCGCTCGGCGCATTGAGCTACGCGCCGCCTTCGACGGCGGCCAGGCCCGCTGCCGCCGCGTCGGTGGATATCGCCTACGCGCAATTCACCCTGCCCAATGGGTTGCGGGTGGTGGTGCACACCGATCGCAAGGCGCCGATCGTGGCGGTCAACCTCTGGTACCACGTCGGCGCCAAGGACGAGCCGGCCGGGCGCACCGGGTTCGCGCATCTGTTCGAGCACCTGATGTTCCAGGGCAGCGAGAACCACCACGGCGAGTTCTTCGAGCCGTTCAAGCAGGTCGGCGTCACCGACCAGAACGGCACCACCAACAGCGACCGCACCAATTACTTCGAGAACGTGCCGACCACCGCGCTGGACATGGCGCTGTGGATGGAGTCGGATCGCATGGGCCACCTGCTCGGCGCCATCGATCAGGCGGCGCTGGACGAGCAGCGCGGGGTGGTGCAGAACGAGAAGCGCCAGGGCGAAAACCAGCCGTACGGGCAGGCCTGGAGCCGGCTGAGTCGCGCGCTGTACCCGGCCGGCCACCCGTACCACCACACCGTCATCGGCTCGATGAACGACCTCAACGCGGCCTCGCTGGCCGACGTGAAGCAGTGGTTCCGCACCTGGTACGGGCCCAACAATGCGGTGCTGGTGCTGGCCGGCGACATCGACGTGGCCACGGCCAAGGAGAAGGTGACGCGCTACTTCGGCGACATCCCGGCCGGCCCGAGCATGGCCCAGCCCAAGGTCGACGTGGCCCAGCGCAGCCAGTCCACCCGCGAGACCATGACCGACAAGGTGCCGCAGACGCGGATCTACCGCGTCTGGAACGTGGCGCAGACCGGCACCGAGGACGTCGACCGCCTGCAACTGCTGGCGCAGGTGTTGGGCGGCGCCACCTCCTCGCGGCTAGACCGGCGCCTGGTCCACCAGGACAAGCTGGTGGATATGGTCAGCGCCTCGGTCTGGCCGTCGCAGCTCGGCTCCGGCTTCGGCATCATCGCCATGGTCAAGCAGGGCGTGGACCCGGCCAGGGTCGAGGCGGCGATCGACGAGGAACTGCGCCGGCTGCTGGACAAGGGGCCGGACAAGGCCGAACTGGCGCGCGCCAAGACCGCCTTCCGCGCCGGCTTCATCCGTGGCGTCGAGCGCATCGGCGGCTTCGGCGGCAAGGCCGACGTGCTGGCCGAGTGCGCGGTGTACACCGGCGACCCCGGCTGCTTCCGTACCTCGCTTGCGACCATCGCCGAGACCCGCCCGCGCGATCTCACCGCCGTCGGCCGCAAGTGGCTGGGCAAGGGCGACTACACCCTGCTGGTGCAGCCGGGCGAACGCGTGGCGCAGGCCGAGGAGCCGACGGTGCAACCGGCGCCGCTGAATCCGCCGCCGGTCGATCCCAAGTACCGCACCCTGCCCAGCGTGGTCGACCGCAGCGCCGGCCCGCCCAAGACCACCCAGTTTCCGAAACTGACGTTCCCGACGCTGCAGCGCGCGACGCTGAAGAACGGCACCACGGTGATCCTGGCCGAACGCCACGAGGTACCGGTGGTGCAGTTCAGCTACGAGTTCCAGGGCGGCTACAGCGCCGACCAGGGGCGCAAGCCGGGGACGGCCAACTTCACAATGGGCATGCTCGACGATGGCGCCGGCGAGCGCGATGCGCTGGCGTTCGCCGATGCGGCCGAGGCATTGGGGGCGTCGCTGGCGGCCGGCGCTGCGCTGGACGGCAGCAATGCCTACCTGTCGGCGCTGAAGGAGAACCTGGCGCCGTCGCTGGCGCTGTACGCGGACATGCTGCGGCGGCCGCGCTTCGCGCCGAACGAGATCGAACGGGTCCGCGCCAGTTGGATCGCCAGCATCCGCCAGGAGAAGGCCCAGCCCAACGGCGTGGCGATGCGGGTGCTGCCGCCGCTGCTGTACGGCGTCGGCCATCCCTACGCGATGCCGTTCAGCGGCATCGGCACCGAGGCGGCGATCGCGGCCTTGCAGCGCGAGGATCTGGTCGACTTCCATCGCGACTGGGTGCGCCCGGAGCACGCCACCCTGATCGTGGTCGGCGACACCACCCTGGCCGAGATCGTGCCGCTGCTGGACGCGCAGTTCGGCGACTGGAAGGGCGAAGGGACGGCGCCCTCGGTGCCGGTCCCGGCCCGCGTGGCTCGGCCGGCCAAGCCACGCGTGTACCTGATCGACCAGCCCGGCGCGGTGCAGGCCAACCTGTTCGCCTCGGAACTGGTGCCGCCGACCACCGATCCGGCGGCGGTCCGCTTCGACATCGCCAATGGCGTGATCGGCGGCGACTTCACCTCGCGCCTGAACATGAACCTGCGCGAGAACAAGCATTGGTCCTACGGCGCGCGCAGCGGCGCGGCCAGCGCCCTCGGCCAGCGGCCGTGGACCGCGTCGGCCCCGGTGCAGATCGACAAGACCGCCCCGGCGCTGCAGGAGATGTACAAGGAGATCAGCGCCTTCGCGAGCGGCAAGGCGCCGCCGACGGCGGAGGAGGTGGCGCGCATCCGCAACATCCAGACCCTGAGCCTGCCGGGCGCCTACGAGACGGCCAGCGCGGTGATGGGCGCGATCGGCGGCATCGTCCGCTACGGCCGCCCCGACGACTACGTGTTCAAGCGCAAGGCCGAGATCGAGGCGATGACCCCGGCGCAGGTGCGCGAGGCGGCGTCGATGCTCGACCCGAACACCTTGACCTGGGTGGTGGTGGGCGACCTCAAGCAGATCGAGGCGCCGGTGCGCGCGCTGAAGCTGGGCGAGGTCACCGTGATCGATGCCGACGGGGTGCCGCAGGGCGGGGCGGCGGCCCCGGCGCCGCGCTGA